The following are encoded in a window of Colletotrichum lupini chromosome 3, complete sequence genomic DNA:
- a CDS encoding FKBP-type peptidyl-prolyl cis-trans isomerase, giving the protein MANTSTEMVKIGVFMPSECQLLDMACVDVLFMMSREYLGGLPMIPKHIPNVAPSVEICYISAKTSPSSSSSCSSNSTPEAAEHLVPPQLPLTAGVKIRPTHDVSSPEVQPGMLDILLVPGPDPAASWDEETLAFLRGHADEEEGEGGKGKRTDVLSVCTGAFLCGAAGVLEGRKVCGPRGLQDVLKKRFPDARFVGDEFRWCRDGNLWSCGGITNGNDLVAAYARSSERRLFPGPIVEIACKMAEVGERGQMYEQGQTRFALGFVWQLVKAWFVKSSSQGRICVPTLMTEAVLSTGHAGEIPSIYNKHTVILDSATKVARRHLEGSTDFVNSISTDAGEDVVLGIFWAFLGKGPMQLLPQTHLPCRCALVAMWKKISGKSSSRTSTFLYNLPLTLESHPIFFLSLVFPYPQIIPSRTNGLCFSTSLKSNHQLPVALYGLEVPAGEILIPANPDFPATVATCAGRRRIPAYSRLTNLGIDQFRITMAAIDPSEAPEADADGNIPAVPRSTLRLVKQRFGDDLEAGEDDEIDEDYLQSLIDANGDDDESSDDDDEPNGGPSDPSKSKKQKQAEALKKLIEAVNEEESDEEMDDAKPNGKSSKKGKGKASDDEEDDEESDDDEEGLDLENFVICTLDTERNYQQPLDITVQEGEKVFFVVSGTHTVHLTGNYVIDDEEEEGSDEDEDDDEYDLSPDELEYGMPDEDSDDLDDTEDPRVMEVDTDEEEAPKLVETGKKGKKRAAESLDDLIKADDETKTSKKDKKKLKNNKGEAVAAEEKTTPKSDKKVQFAKNLEQGPTGSAEKTKQAGKPAGGVKVVQGVTIDDRKPGTGRAVKNGDSVSVRYIGKLDDGKVFDANKKGKPFTFKAGKGQVIKGWDIGVIGMAIGGERRLTIPANLAYGNKSLPGIPAKSTLTFDVKLLEIK; this is encoded by the exons ATGGCAAACACCAGTACCGAAATGGTCAAGATTGGGGTCTTTATGCCGTCCGAGTGTCAGCTCCTCGACATGGCCTGCGTAGACGTCTTGTTTATGATGTCGAGAGAGTACCTGGGCGGTCTGCCAATGATACCCAAACACATCCCGAACGTGGCGCCAAGCGTGGAAATCTGCTACATTTCTGCAAAGACCAGCCCCAGCTCTAGCTCTAGCTGTAGCTCGAACTCGACCCCGGAGGCAGCAGAACACCTTGTTCCTCCTCAGCTCCCCTTGACGGCGGGCGTCAAGATCCGGCCGACGCACGACGTCTCCAGCCCGGAGGTCCAGCCGGGCATGCTGGATATCCTGCTCGTCCCCGGGCCGGATCCGGCGGCGAGCTGGGATGAGGAGACGTTGGCGTTTTTGAGGGGACATGCtgatgaggaggagggggagggaggAAAGGGAAAGAGGACGGACGTGCTGAGTGTCTGTACGGGCGCGTTCTTGTGTGGTGCCGCGGGGGTTTTGGAGGGGAGGAAGGTGTGCGGGCCGAGGGGTCTGCAGGATGTTTTGAAGAAGAGGTTTCCGGATGCGAGGTTTGTGGGGGATGAGTTTCGATGGTGTCGGGATGGTAATCTTTGGAGCTGTG GTGGCATCACGAACGGGAACGATCTGGTGGCGGCGTACGCTCGGAGCAGCGAGAGGCGCCTCTTTCCGGGGCCGATTGTCGAGATTGCGTGTAAGATGGCGGAGGTTGGTGAGAGGGGCCAGATGTATGAGCAGGGGCAGACGAGGTTTGCTTTGGGGTTTGTGTGGCAGCTTGTCAAGGCTTGGTTTGTGAAGTCGAG TTCCCAAGGTAGAATTTGTGTACCTACGTTAATGACAGAGGCTGTTCTGTCTACAGGACATGCAGGAGAGATACCGTCCATCTAT AACAAGCACACAGTGATTCTTGATAGCGCAACAAAGGTAGCTCGAAGGCACCTTGAAGGCAGCACAGACTTCGTCAACAGCATCAGCACCGA CGCCGGTGAAGACGTCGTTTTGGGCATTTTTTGGGCATTTTTGGGCAAGGGTCCAATGCAGCTCCTTCCCCAGACGCACCTTCCCTGCCGTTGCGCCTTGGTTGCCATG TGGAAAAAAATTTCAGGCAAAAGTTCTTCGAGAACCTCGACTTTTCTGTACAACCTCCCTCTCACACTCGAATCCCACCCcatcttcttcctctccctAGTCTTTCCATACCCCCAAATAATCCCTTCAAGAACGAACGGTCTTTGTTTTTCGACCTCCTTGAAGAGCAATCATCAA CTTCCTGTCGCTCTCTACGGGCTCGAGGTCCCCGCCGGCGAGATCCTCATTCCCGCCAACCCCGACTTCCCTGCCACT GTCGCAACTTGCGCTGGGCGCCGGCGCATTCCTGCTTATTCACGGTTAACTAACCTTGGGATTGACCAGTTCCGCATCACCATGGCCGCCATTGATCCCTCTGAGGCTCCCGAGGCCGATGCTGATGGCAACATTCCTGCTGTCCCCCGCTCTACCCTTCGCCTCGTCAAGCAGCGCTTCGGTGACGACCTCGAGGCTGGCGAGGATGACGAGATCGATGAGGACTACCTTCAGTCTCTCATTGACGCCAACGGCGATGACGACGAGTCGTccgatgacgatgatgagcCCAACGGAGGTCCCAGCGACCCCTCCAAGTCCAAGAAGCAGAAGCAGGCTGAGGCCCTTAAGAAGCTGATCGAGGCCGTCAACGAGGAGGAGTCTGACGAGGAGATGGACGATGCCAAGCCCAACGGAAAGTCTAGCAAGAAGGGCAAGGGCAAGGCCTCTGATGATGAGGAGGATGACGAGGAGAGcgatgacgacgaggagGGCCTTGACCTTGAGAACTTTGTCATCTGCACTCTCGACACCGAGCGC AACTACCAGCAGCCCCTTGACATCACCGTCCAGGAGGGTGAGAAGGTTTTCTTCGTCGTTTCTGGTACCCACACCGTCCACCTCACCGGTAACTACGTtatcgacgacgaggaggaggagggatccgacgaggatgaggacgacgacgagtACGACCTGTCACCCGATGAGCTCGAGTACGGCATGCCCGATGAGGACAGCGACGACCTTGACGACACCGAGGACCCGCGCGTCATGGAAGTCGACaccgacgaggaggaggcccCCAAGCTGGTCGAGACTGGcaagaagggcaagaagCGCGCTGCCGAGAGCCTCGACGACCTGATCAAGGCCGACGACGAGACCAAGACCTCCAAGAAGGACAAGAAGAAGCTCAAGAACAACAAGGGTGAGGCCGTCGCCGCCGAGGAGAAGACCACCCCCAAGTCCGACAAGAAGGTTCAGTTCGCCAAGAACCTCGAGCAGGGCCCTACCGGCTCCGCTGAGAAGACCAAGCAGGCTGGCAAGCCCGCGGGTGGCGTCAAGGTCGTTCAGGGAGTCACCATTGACGACCGCAAGCCTGGTACTGGCCGCGCTGTCAAGAACGGTGACAGCGTCAGCGTCCGCTACATTGGCAAGCTCGACGACGGCAAGGTCTTCGATG CCAACAAGAAGGGCAAGCCTTTCACCTTCAAGGCTGGCAAGGGCCAGGTCATCAAGGGCTGGGACATTGGTGTCATCGGCATGGCCATCGGTGGTGAGCGTCGTCTTACCATCCCCGCCAACCTCGCCTACGGCAACAAGAGCCTGCCCGGCATTCCTGCCAAGAGCACCCTGACCTTCGACGTTAAGCTCCTTGAGATTAAGTAA
- a CDS encoding WD domain-containing protein, with the protein MSDVGSSAAATPLPEPPPKRRKVVAHSTSATPRSSSPDELNDTTVTTTTAAAAAKKTTATTTRTKKQRSSTSRRLSTNRGRPSMTPSRSPSEDELNEAAFYSRSSHSKSRSRSHSRSRSRTRTPRSATASPSRSRSDDDDDDEDESRAGSRSPASTSGGSLSGAVDRRLRLSSTNGGADTGATVTTPVTPGPVKKGPVRPRYEEERVLSGHAGAPVSQVRISPDGRWIASASADGTVKTWDAATGEHMDTLVGHMAGVNCVAWSPNSGSLATGSDDKSIRIWDRVTGRPKVTAKGVGHMAKDDAAPAAHPMLPLRGHHNYVMCLAFSPKGNILASGSYDEAVFLWDVRAGRLMRSLPAHSDPVSGIDFSCDGTLVVSCSTDGLIRIWDTYTGQCLRTLVHEDNPAVTSVCFAPNGRFVLAFNLDNSIRLWDYVAGSVKKTYQGHANNRFAIGGCFGIVPGEGAFIASASEDGEIVLWDVVTKEVVQRIPAHKKDSSSHRGGGKGGNVCFWVDVHGDVMVSAGQDGRIRIFKRLLGEGEIGAVAAAAAAIAGTETDGAEKTLTNGHAIGEEVGGDEVANVNGTEPPIKQEEDIDMAGV; encoded by the exons ATGTCAGACGTCGGCTCCTCAGCAGCAGCGACGCCTCTTCCCGAACCCCCTCCAAAACGTCGCAAAGTCGTCGCACACAGCACGTCCGCGACACCGCGATCAAGTTCACCAGATGAGCTCAACGACACGACAGTTACGACCACCACGGCAGCCGCAGCCGCCAAGAAAACCACCGCGACGACAACGAGAACGAAGAAGCAGCGGTCCAGCACATCCCGCCGCCTGTCAACCAACCGTGGCCGTCCTAGCATGACACCTAGCAGGTCTCCTAGCGAGGATGAGCTCAACGAGGCGGCATTCTACTCACGCTCATCGCACTCCAAATCTCGATCACGGTCGCACTCGAGGTCGCGGTCGCGAACGCGCACACCAAGGTCGGCGACCGCCTCACCCTCCCGCTCACGtagcgacgacgacgacgatgacgaagaTGAGTCACGCGCGGGATCAAGGTCGCCTGCTTCTACATCGGGCGGCAGTCTCTCAGGCGCCGTCGACCGCAGGCTACGGCTCTCCTCGACCAACGGCGGCGCAGATACCGGCGCGACAGTGACGACGCCCGTGACACCCGGGCCCGTGAAGAAGGGCCCCGTGAGGCCGCGGTACGAGGAGGAAAGGGTGCTGAGCGGACACGCGGGAGCGCCCGTCTCGCAGGTGCGGATATCGCCCGACGGCCGGTGGATCGCGAGCGCCTCGGCCGACGGGACCGTCAAGACCTGGGACGCGGCCACGGGGGAGCACATGGACACCCTGGTGGGCCACATGGCCGGCGTGAACTGCGTGGCGTGGAGCCCCAACAGCGGGAGCCTGGCGACGGGCTCCGACGACAAGTCGATTCGCATCTGGGACCGGGTGACGGGCCGGCCAAAGGTCACGGCAAAGGGCGTGGGTCACATGGCCAAGGACGACGCGGCGCCCGCCGCGCATCCCATGTTGCCGCTGCGGGGACACCACAACTACGTGATGTGTCTCGCCTTCTCGCCCAAGGGAAACATACTCGCCTCGGGATCGTACGACGAGGCCGTCTTTTTGTGGGATGTCAGGGCGGGCCGCTTGATGCGTAGTTTACCGGCGCACAGCGACCCGGTCAGCGGCATCGACTTTTCATGCGACGGCACGTTGGTCGTGAGTTGTTCGACGGACGGTCTCAT TCGCATATGGGACACTTACACAGGCCAGTGCCTCCGCACCCTAGTCCACGAAGACAACCCCGCCGTAACGTCCGTCTGCTTCGCACCCAACGGCCGCTTCGTCCTTGCCTTTAACCTCGACAACAGCATCCGCCTCTGGGACTACGTTGCCGGCTCCGTGAAAAAGACGTACCAAGGCCACGCCAACAACCGCTTCGCCATCGGCGGCTGCTTCGGCATCGTCCCCGGCGAGGGCGCCTTCATCGCCTCGGCCAGCGAGGACGGCGAGATTGTGCTGTGGGACGTCGTCACTAAAGAGGTTGTTCAGCGCATCCCCGCCCACAAGAAGGATTCTTCTTCGCACCGGGGAGGCGGCAAGGGTGGCAACGTGTGTTTCTGGGTCGATGTCCATGGGGACGTCATGGTGTCGGCGGGGCAGGACGGACGGATACGCATCTTTAAGAGGTTGTTGGGTGAAGGGGAGATTGGTGCCGtggccgctgccgccgccgctattGCTGGTACTGAAACCGATGGGGCGGAGAAGACGCTGACGAATGGTCACGCGATTGGTGAGGAGGTCGGAGGAGATGAAGTCGCCAATGTAAATGGCACGGAACCGCCGATAAAGCAGGAAGAAGATATCGATATGGCTGGCGTGTGA
- a CDS encoding endonuclease/Exonuclease/phosphatase, with protein sequence MDDPLPKDLRLLTLNCWGLKYISKLRPQRLAEIGRRIAALPDPPHVVALQECWVTSDYDAIRAETAAVLPHGKFYYSGPFGGGLAVLSRWPIDESSMRAYPLNGRPTAFWRGDWYVGKGIACARIPVRLAGADGGPGRDHVLSIFNTHTHAPYTENQPGDTYLAHRLAQSWEMSKLLRAATQRGDLALAMGDFNMRPLSLPHRIITAHAPVHDVWRVLHPDSSLGAADDPLEKARGRPVPSADFNLVENGATSDHVYNTWRWSKEQQKKLGEGKEPIVVPPDTPDRKGKRLDYIFFGSGRGGGGGGDDGGSDWVVRSAKVGMVEPHPTLGCSLSDHFAVEATLAYQTPRHRHQGLDAMENDNETSYLQDASASTHRDSFTSENPPVSEVPGKGLPVTVYDEILSVTRQYIHREENQRRWRGLHFLAWFAVLIACLIAVWFSPHNFVAFVLMLLSSLGLVAGVVDGLMSLLFFNSELRALKEFEWEITNAKRHARGSVPEETVKREKSF encoded by the coding sequence ATGGACGACCCTCTCCCAAAGGACCTCCGCCTACTAACACTCAACTGCTGGGGCCTAAAATACATCTCCAAGCTCCGCCCGCAACGCCTCGCAGAAATCGGCCGCCGCATCGCCGCCCTCCCGGACCCGCCCCACGTCGTCGCCCTCCAAGAGTGCTGGGTCACCTCCGACTACGACGCCATCCGCGCCGAGACCGCCGCCGTCCTGCCCCACGGCAAGTTCTACTACTCGGGCCCCTTTGGCGGCGGCCTCGCCGTCCTCTCCCGCTGGCCCATCGACGAGAGCTCCATGCGCGCGTACCCCCTCAACGGCAGACCCACGGCCTTTTGGCGAGGCGACTGGTACGTCGGCAAGGGCATCGCCTGCGCCCGCATCCCCGTCCGCCTCGCCGGCGCAGACGGCGGCCCCGGCAGAGACCACGTCCTGAGCATCTTCAACACCCACACACACGCGCCCTACACCGAAAACCAACCGGGCGACACCTACCTCGCCCACCGCCTCGCCCAGTCCTGGGAAATGTCCAAACTCCTCCGCGCCGCAACCCAGCGCGGCGACCTCGCCCTCGCCATGGGCGACTTCAACATGCGGCCCCTATCCCTCCCGCACCGCATCATCACAGCCCACGCACCCGTCCACGACGTCTGGCGCGTCCTCCACCCAGACTCGTCTCTCGGCGCCGCAGACGACCCCTTGGAAAAAGCCCGCGGTAGACCCGTCCCCTCGGCCGACTTCAACCTCGTCGAGAACGGCGCCACCTCGGACCACGTCTACAACACCTGGCGCTGGTCCAAGGAGCAGCAGAAGAAGCTCGGCGAGGGGAAAGAACCCATCGTCGTACCGCCAGACACGCCCGACAGAAAGGGGAAGCGCCTGGACTACATCTTCTTCGGCTCCGGCAgaggaggtggtggtggcggtgACGACGGCGGCAGCGACTGGGTCGTCCGCAGCGCCAAAGTCGGCATGGTCGAGCCGCATCCCACCCTCGGCTGCTCCCTAAGCGACCACTTCGCCGTCGAGGCAACGCTGGCATACCAGACACCACGCCATCGCCACCAAGGCCTCGACGCAATGGAAAACGATAATGAGACGTCCTACCTCCAGGACGCCTCAGCCAGCACCCACCGCGACTCCTTCACGTCCGAGAACCCCCCTGTTTCCGAAGTGCCAGGCAAAGGTCTTCCGGTGACAGTCTACGACGAGATTCTCTCTGTGACACGTCAGTACATCCACCGGGAAGAGAATCAACGGCGCTGGCGGGGATTACACTTTTTGGCATGGTTTGCCGTCCTGATAGCGTGCCTTATAGCTGTGTGGTTCAGCCCACACAACTTTGTTGCCTTTGTTCTCATGCTCCTGAGCAGTCTCGGACTGGTTGCTGGTGTTGTTGACGGTCTCATGTCACTCCTCTTCTTCAACTCAGAACTCAGAGCCTTGAAGGAGTTTGAATGGGAAATCACAAACGCCAAAAGGCATGCGCGAGGTTCTGTTCCAGAGGAGACAGTAAAGAGAGAAAAGTCTTTCTAA